Proteins encoded by one window of Lathyrus oleraceus cultivar Zhongwan6 chromosome 1, CAAS_Psat_ZW6_1.0, whole genome shotgun sequence:
- the LOC127134358 gene encoding protein FLX-like 1 → MSNRNRGHPHPPPPPHAALSPPIRDPIFSMRGGGGGHPPHPSLLEDFRESQLGLGHRPPLHLHPAAVIEERLAVQHGEIQGLLGDNQRFAATHVALKQELEAAQHELQRMAHFKDSLRADTEVRMREMYERAGQLEAELRGAEAARAELQQIHGDVKELTAVRQDLSGQVQAMSQDLAKMTADLKRMPALRADVDAMKQELQCARAAIEYEKKGFTENYEHGQVMEKKLIAMAREMEKLRAEIANAEKRARATVAVAAAGNPGPGYNANYGNSETGYAGNPGNPYPSYYGMNQVQPGVENFQQYAPGPGPGPAAWGAYDMQRAQGHR, encoded by the exons ATGTCAAATAGAAACCGCGGCCACCCTCATCCTCCTCCGCCACCTCACGCCGCCTTATCTCCACCCATACGTGATCCAATATTTTCCATGCGAGGCGGAGGAGGAGGCCATCCTCCACATCCATCTCTTTTAGAAGATTTCCGTGAATCCCAATTAGGGTTAGGCCACCGTCCTCCTCTTCACCTCCACCCCGCCGCCGTCATCGAGGAACGTCTCGCCGTGCAGCATGGTGAGATTCAGGGTCTATTAGGTGACAATCAAAGATTCGCTGCCACACACGTGGCCTTGAAACAGGAGCTGGAGGCTGCTCAGCATGAGCTACAGAGGATGGCGCATTTTAAGGATTCTCTTAGGGCTGATACAGAGGTGAGGATGAGGGAAATGTATGAGAGGGCGGGTCAGTTGGAAGCAGAGCTTCGTGGCGCTGAGGCGGCTAGGGCGGAGCTTCAACAGATTCATGGTGACGTTAAGGAGCTTACTGCTGTTAGACAGGATTTGTCTGGACAGGTGCAGGCTATGTCACAGGATTTGGCGAAGATGACTGCTGATTTGAAACGGATGCCGGCTTTGAGGGCTGATGTTGATGCTATGAAACAAGAATTGCAATGTGCAAG AGCTGCCATTGAGTATGAGAAGAAAGGATTCACGGAAAATTATGAACATGGTCAAGTGATGGAGAAGAAATTAATTGCCATGGCTCGGGAGATGGAGAAGCTTCGTGCCGAGATTGCAAATGCAGAGAAAAGAGCACGTGCTACTGTTGCTGTCGCTGCCGCTGGGAATCCAG GTCCAGGGTATAATGCAAATTATGGAAATTCTGAGACCGGATATGCCGGAAATCCTGGAAATCCTTACCCGTCCTATTATGGCATGAACCAG GTACAGCCTGGTGTGGAGAATTTTCAACAGTATGCACCTGGACCTGGACCTGGACCTGCTGCTTGGGGTGCATATGACATGCAGCGAGCTCAGGGACATCGATAG